The following are encoded in a window of Solidesulfovibrio magneticus RS-1 genomic DNA:
- a CDS encoding acetyl-CoA carboxylase carboxyl transferase subunit alpha/beta, which translates to MEIEKRVVELTDRLSYIKDIFGGRENANIALMQARLDEFAVREREASPGERAQMVRQIEDLFDFLEKKLDDELVPMDMVRIVRHPARISLKDILENVYDNYTEIGGQDEYSIDPSMLIARAYITRRHGDKVVNQPVMVIGQEKGHGQEFRNGGSVKPWGNAKALQYMKVAETERIPIHSYVFTPGAFPVEDYPGAAQQIARNLYEMGGLRVPVVSIISEGGSGGAEAIGLSDVRMMLSRGYYSVISPEGAAAIEAGIRQGQRVVPELIAECAKRLNITAADNLRMGYIDKVLEEPALGARPHHYDFFKTLRQEMIQATDQVFLGIAGFKLFRALVASRRKGGDPESMFVRWTLDEDAADRLVWKRYCKYRRMAETAFRDGRPSGERIASRAKSLVWSGYSFIRYDFVRKHTKALAKAATDLEAELRLVAHKLTAPLRRQDKNAPVVCDPAKSRMLTELSQPEQGACLEEFGWRYVSPKAAEDRAVTCPGAKTYGCPDLWAPDLYGDFAGVCVNCGHHFPMEYEWVLGNVFDADSIVEYDNDIEAGNPLDYPGFEEKLDAAKKKTGRKSGCVSLDAKIDGIKLVSTVLYSAFRGGSVGAAEGEKFIRALARARRKHYPFLAYVHGTAGIRIQESLNGLIQMPRVTLAVRRYIEAGGLYVVLYDTNSYAGPVASFLGCSPYQFAVRSANIGFAGPGVIKETTGVDIPPDYHQAHNALARGHIQGIWDRREIRKNLKQVLLTIGGRNLYYR; encoded by the coding sequence ATGGAAATCGAAAAGCGCGTCGTCGAACTGACTGATCGCTTAAGCTATATCAAAGACATCTTCGGCGGCCGCGAAAACGCCAACATCGCGCTTATGCAGGCCCGGCTCGACGAGTTCGCCGTGCGCGAGCGCGAGGCCAGCCCGGGCGAGCGCGCCCAGATGGTGCGCCAGATCGAGGATCTCTTCGACTTCCTCGAAAAAAAGCTCGACGACGAGCTCGTGCCCATGGACATGGTGCGCATCGTGCGCCATCCGGCCCGCATATCGCTCAAGGACATCCTGGAAAACGTCTACGACAACTACACCGAAATCGGCGGCCAGGACGAATACTCCATCGACCCGAGCATGCTCATCGCCCGGGCCTACATTACCCGCCGCCACGGCGACAAGGTCGTCAACCAGCCGGTGATGGTCATCGGCCAGGAAAAAGGCCACGGCCAGGAGTTCCGCAACGGCGGCTCGGTCAAGCCCTGGGGCAATGCCAAGGCTCTGCAATACATGAAGGTCGCCGAGACCGAGCGCATCCCCATCCATTCCTACGTCTTCACCCCCGGCGCGTTCCCCGTCGAGGACTACCCCGGCGCGGCCCAGCAGATCGCCCGCAACCTTTACGAGATGGGCGGCCTGCGCGTGCCGGTCGTGTCCATCATCTCCGAGGGCGGCTCGGGCGGGGCCGAGGCCATCGGCCTGTCCGACGTGCGCATGATGCTCTCGCGCGGCTACTATTCGGTCATCTCCCCCGAAGGCGCGGCCGCCATCGAGGCCGGCATCCGCCAGGGCCAGCGCGTGGTCCCGGAACTCATCGCCGAATGCGCCAAACGGCTCAACATCACCGCCGCCGACAACCTGCGCATGGGCTACATCGACAAAGTGCTGGAAGAGCCGGCCCTGGGCGCGCGGCCCCATCACTACGACTTCTTCAAGACCCTGCGCCAGGAAATGATCCAGGCCACGGACCAGGTGTTTCTGGGTATCGCCGGCTTCAAGCTCTTCCGCGCCCTGGTCGCCTCGCGGCGCAAGGGCGGCGATCCCGAAAGCATGTTCGTGCGCTGGACCCTGGACGAGGACGCCGCCGACCGCCTGGTCTGGAAGCGCTACTGCAAATACCGCCGTATGGCCGAGACCGCCTTCCGCGACGGCCGCCCCTCCGGCGAACGCATCGCCTCCCGGGCCAAGAGCCTGGTCTGGTCGGGCTACTCGTTTATCCGCTACGACTTCGTGCGCAAGCACACCAAGGCCCTGGCCAAGGCGGCCACCGACCTCGAGGCCGAACTGCGTCTGGTCGCCCACAAGCTGACCGCGCCGCTTCGCCGCCAGGACAAAAACGCCCCCGTGGTCTGCGACCCGGCCAAGAGCCGGATGCTCACCGAACTCTCCCAGCCCGAGCAGGGAGCCTGCCTGGAAGAATTCGGCTGGCGCTACGTCTCCCCCAAGGCCGCCGAGGACCGGGCCGTCACCTGCCCCGGAGCCAAGACCTACGGCTGCCCCGACCTCTGGGCCCCGGACCTCTACGGCGACTTCGCCGGCGTGTGCGTCAACTGCGGCCACCACTTCCCCATGGAATACGAATGGGTGCTCGGCAACGTCTTCGACGCCGACTCCATCGTGGAATACGACAACGACATCGAGGCCGGTAATCCCCTGGATTACCCCGGTTTCGAGGAAAAGCTCGACGCCGCCAAGAAAAAGACCGGCCGCAAATCCGGCTGCGTCTCCCTGGACGCCAAGATCGACGGCATCAAGCTCGTCTCCACCGTGCTCTATTCCGCCTTCCGGGGCGGCTCCGTGGGCGCGGCCGAAGGCGAGAAGTTCATCCGCGCCCTGGCCCGGGCCCGGCGCAAACACTACCCGTTTCTGGCCTACGTCCACGGCACCGCCGGCATCCGCATCCAGGAAAGCCTAAATGGCCTCATCCAGATGCCCCGCGTCACCCTGGCCGTGCGCCGCTACATCGAGGCCGGCGGCCTCTACGTGGTCCTCTACGACACCAACTCCTACGCCGGACCGGTGGCCAGCTTCCTGGGCTGCTCGCCCTACCAGTTCGCCGTGCGCTCGGCCAACATCGGTTTCGCCGGCCCGGGCGTCATCAAGGAAACCACCGGCGTCGACATCCCGCCCGACTACCACCAGGCCCACAACGCCCTGGCCCGGGGACATATCCAGGGCATCTGGGACCGCCGCGAGATTCGCAAGAATCTCAAACAGGTGCTCCTGACGATTGGTGGGAGAAATCTGTATTATCGGTAG
- a CDS encoding single-stranded DNA-binding protein: MAGSINKVILVGRLGQDPKLNYLPSGQPVAEFSVATDESYKDREGNKVEKTEWHRVKVFGRSAEFCNNYLAKGRLVYIEGSIRTRSWDDQQGQKRYMTEVVVSGPGHTVQGLDSRGGQTAEAPMGGDEGFAPRRGGGQQGGYGNQQGGQGGGYGGAPRQGGQQAGGRPQQGGGRQSYPEDDLGPAFPSEASGMDDVPF, from the coding sequence ATGGCCGGAAGCATCAACAAAGTCATTCTCGTCGGTCGTCTGGGCCAGGACCCCAAGCTGAATTACCTGCCCTCGGGCCAGCCCGTGGCCGAGTTCAGCGTGGCCACCGACGAATCCTACAAGGACCGCGAGGGCAACAAGGTCGAGAAGACCGAATGGCACCGGGTCAAGGTGTTCGGCCGCTCGGCGGAATTTTGCAACAACTACCTCGCCAAGGGGCGGCTGGTCTATATTGAAGGCTCCATCCGCACCCGCAGCTGGGACGACCAGCAGGGCCAGAAGCGCTACATGACCGAGGTGGTGGTGTCCGGCCCCGGCCACACCGTCCAGGGCCTGGATTCGCGCGGCGGCCAGACCGCCGAGGCTCCCATGGGCGGCGATGAGGGCTTCGCCCCGCGTCGCGGCGGCGGCCAGCAGGGTGGCTACGGCAACCAGCAAGGCGGTCAGGGCGGCGGCTACGGCGGCGCGCCCCGCCAAGGCGGCCAGCAGGCCGGCGGCCGTCCCCAGCAGGGCGGCGGGCGTCAGTCGTACCCCGAGGACGACCTCGGCCCGGCCTTCCCCTCCGAAGCCTCGGGCATGGACGACGTGCCGTTCTAG
- a CDS encoding heavy metal translocating P-type ATPase produces MPHDHTHGHGHDCRCDGPNAGLSVSAPGNGHGHAHAHDHAPGPLLGHLDQADIFPCCCGAGCGDSAAKPQAPADLPPGKSVDVFRIEAMDCPTEERLIRKALEPMAGVKGLAFNLLGRELTVSHDLPATDAITAAIAALGMEAVPVDKRRPAGPESAPVWMTPKLAVSLALAVAAELLEWRDVASPWLPAACAIAAIALSGLPVFKKGWLAVLRRDLNINALMSVAAAGALLLGQFPEAAMVMALFAVAEKLEAASLTRAKNAVAALLALAPQEATVIGDDGSEAVVAAGAVPIGARIRLRPGERVPLDGAVEAGRSALDQSAVTGESLPVEKGPGDQLFAGTVNQEGELIYRTTALADDSTLARITRAVVASPGKKARTERFVDRFAAVYTPAVFAVALAVAVLPPLVAGASFTDWIYKGLVILVIACPCALVISTPVSMVSGLAAAARRGILVKGGLFLEQGHALTTMVLDKTGTLTTGKPSATETFDLAGDAAANRAVAVSLAARSDHPVSKALARAGREDGVAALPVADFAALPGRGVRGVVDGVPYHLGNHRLIEELGLCGPAIEARLETLEAQGQTAALLAGPDMVLAIYAAADVIKPHSREAVAELHSLGIRTVLLSGDNSRTAAVIAGQAGIDEARGDQLPEDKAAAVDALTAKGDGSGLVGMVGDGINDAPALARADIGFAMAAAGTDAAIETADVAIMDDDLRKVAAFVRLSRATVSTLKQNIALALGLKGLVLALTLLGYGSMLLAVFADMGTSLLVIANGLRLLRK; encoded by the coding sequence ATGCCCCACGATCACACCCATGGCCACGGCCATGACTGCCGCTGCGACGGCCCCAATGCCGGACTGTCCGTCTCCGCGCCCGGAAACGGGCACGGCCATGCCCATGCGCACGACCACGCCCCCGGACCGCTCCTGGGCCACCTGGACCAGGCTGACATCTTCCCCTGCTGTTGCGGCGCAGGCTGCGGCGACAGCGCCGCCAAGCCCCAGGCCCCGGCCGATCTGCCGCCGGGCAAAAGCGTCGACGTGTTTCGCATCGAGGCCATGGACTGCCCCACCGAGGAACGGCTCATCCGCAAAGCCCTCGAACCCATGGCCGGCGTCAAGGGCCTCGCCTTCAACCTGCTCGGCCGGGAGCTGACCGTCAGCCACGACCTGCCCGCAACCGACGCCATCACCGCCGCCATCGCCGCCCTGGGCATGGAAGCCGTGCCCGTGGACAAGCGCCGGCCGGCCGGCCCCGAGTCGGCCCCGGTCTGGATGACGCCAAAGCTGGCCGTGTCCCTGGCCCTGGCCGTGGCCGCCGAACTCCTTGAATGGCGCGACGTAGCCTCGCCCTGGCTGCCGGCGGCCTGCGCCATCGCCGCAATTGCGCTCTCCGGCCTGCCGGTCTTTAAAAAGGGCTGGCTGGCCGTGCTGCGCCGCGACCTCAACATCAACGCGCTTATGAGCGTGGCCGCCGCTGGCGCTCTGCTGCTGGGCCAGTTCCCCGAGGCGGCCATGGTCATGGCGCTGTTCGCCGTGGCCGAGAAACTCGAAGCCGCCTCGCTCACCCGGGCCAAGAACGCCGTGGCCGCCCTGCTCGCCCTGGCTCCCCAGGAAGCCACGGTCATCGGCGACGACGGGTCCGAGGCCGTGGTCGCGGCCGGAGCCGTGCCCATCGGGGCCCGGATACGCCTGCGCCCGGGCGAGCGCGTGCCCCTGGACGGCGCGGTCGAGGCCGGCCGGTCGGCCCTGGACCAGTCGGCCGTCACCGGCGAGTCCCTGCCCGTGGAAAAAGGCCCGGGCGACCAGCTCTTCGCCGGCACGGTCAACCAGGAAGGCGAGCTGATCTACCGCACCACCGCCCTGGCCGACGACTCCACCCTGGCCCGCATCACCCGGGCCGTGGTCGCCTCGCCCGGCAAGAAAGCCCGCACCGAGCGGTTCGTGGACCGCTTCGCCGCCGTCTACACCCCGGCCGTCTTTGCCGTGGCCCTGGCCGTGGCCGTGTTGCCGCCGCTGGTCGCCGGCGCGTCGTTCACCGACTGGATCTACAAAGGGCTGGTCATCCTGGTCATCGCCTGCCCCTGCGCCCTGGTCATCTCCACCCCGGTGTCCATGGTCAGCGGCCTGGCCGCCGCCGCCCGGCGCGGCATCCTGGTCAAGGGCGGCCTGTTCCTGGAACAAGGCCACGCGCTGACAACCATGGTCCTGGACAAGACCGGCACCCTGACCACCGGCAAGCCCAGCGCCACCGAAACCTTTGATCTGGCCGGCGACGCCGCCGCCAACCGGGCCGTCGCCGTCAGCCTGGCCGCCCGCTCGGACCATCCCGTGTCCAAGGCCCTGGCCCGGGCCGGACGCGAGGACGGCGTGGCCGCACTGCCCGTGGCCGACTTCGCCGCACTGCCCGGACGCGGCGTGCGCGGCGTCGTGGACGGCGTGCCGTACCACCTCGGCAACCACCGGCTCATCGAGGAACTGGGCCTGTGCGGCCCGGCCATCGAAGCCCGGCTGGAAACCCTGGAAGCCCAGGGGCAAACGGCCGCCCTGCTCGCCGGCCCGGACATGGTGCTGGCCATCTACGCCGCCGCCGACGTGATAAAGCCCCATAGCCGGGAGGCCGTGGCCGAGCTGCACAGCCTGGGCATCCGCACGGTGCTGCTCTCGGGCGACAACAGCCGCACCGCCGCCGTCATCGCGGGCCAAGCCGGCATTGACGAGGCGCGCGGCGACCAGCTGCCCGAGGACAAGGCCGCCGCCGTTGACGCGCTGACGGCCAAGGGCGACGGCAGCGGGCTTGTCGGCATGGTCGGCGACGGCATCAACGACGCCCCGGCCCTGGCCCGGGCCGACATCGGCTTCGCCATGGCCGCCGCCGGCACCGACGCGGCCATCGAAACGGCCGACGTGGCCATCATGGACGACGACCTGCGCAAGGTAGCCGCCTTCGTGCGCCTGTCCCGGGCCACCGTCTCCACCCTCAAACAGAACATTGCCCTGGCCCTGGGCCTCAAGGGACTGGTGCTGGCGCTGACTCTCCTGGGCTACGGCTCCATGCTGCTGGCCGTCTTCGCCGACATGGGCACAAGCTTGCTGGTCATTGCCAATGGTTTGAGACTATTGAGAAAGTGA
- the cadR gene encoding Cd(II)/Pb(II)-responsive transcriptional regulator: MRIGELAKKAGCGADTVRYYEREGLLPPPGRSEGNYRLYDAGHLARLAFIRNCRALEMSLGEIRTLLGVKDGGGADCSGVTALLDAHIGHVDERIARLAALREQLAGLRERCCGVTPVADCGILQGLAEGGGEAAAGGGCKCLGDAGSLCGRDGG, encoded by the coding sequence ATGCGCATAGGCGAACTGGCCAAAAAGGCGGGCTGCGGGGCGGATACGGTGCGGTATTACGAGCGCGAGGGCTTGTTGCCGCCGCCGGGCCGCAGCGAGGGCAATTACCGGCTGTATGACGCCGGGCATCTGGCCCGGTTGGCGTTCATTCGCAACTGCCGGGCCTTGGAGATGAGTCTTGGGGAGATCCGCACGCTGCTTGGGGTCAAGGATGGCGGCGGGGCGGATTGTTCCGGGGTGACGGCGCTTTTGGACGCCCACATCGGCCATGTGGACGAGCGCATCGCCCGGCTGGCCGCCTTGCGGGAGCAGTTGGCCGGGCTGCGGGAGCGGTGTTGCGGCGTGACGCCGGTGGCCGACTGCGGCATTTTGCAGGGCCTGGCCGAGGGCGGCGGCGAAGCGGCGGCCGGCGGCGGCTGCAAATGCCTGGGCGACGCCGGCAGTTTGTGCGGCCGGGATGGGGGCTGA
- a CDS encoding SMR family transporter, translated as MTLTQTYLCLGAAIVAEVVATTTLKTTENFTRLWPSLTVAVGYGFSFYMLTFALTVIPTGIAYAIWSGVGIILVSAAGWLLHGQRLDAPALIGLGLIIAGVVVVNVFSKSVTH; from the coding sequence ATGACCCTGACCCAAACCTATCTCTGCCTGGGCGCGGCCATCGTGGCCGAAGTCGTGGCTACGACCACGCTCAAGACCACCGAGAACTTCACCCGTCTGTGGCCAAGCCTCACGGTGGCCGTGGGCTACGGCTTCTCCTTTTACATGCTGACCTTCGCCCTGACCGTCATCCCCACGGGCATCGCCTACGCCATCTGGTCCGGGGTGGGCATCATCCTCGTCTCCGCCGCCGGCTGGCTGCTCCACGGCCAGCGCCTGGACGCGCCGGCCCTCATCGGCCTGGGCCTCATCATCGCCGGCGTGGTGGTGGTCAACGTCTTTTCCAAAAGCGTCACCCACTGA
- the divK gene encoding DVU0259 family response regulator domain-containing protein, which translates to MAKKIMVVDDDPQIISYLTTLFADNGYDVCSASDGEVALSVLEKERPDCITLDLEMPNEWGPRFYRKYSQKEEFKHTPVIVISGLDGHDQSIRKAVAAIRKPFEPEAVLTAVKKALGE; encoded by the coding sequence ATGGCCAAGAAAATCATGGTGGTCGACGACGATCCGCAGATCATCTCGTACCTGACGACCCTTTTTGCCGACAACGGCTATGACGTGTGCAGCGCGTCCGACGGCGAAGTCGCGCTTTCGGTCCTCGAAAAGGAACGGCCCGACTGCATCACCCTGGACTTGGAGATGCCCAACGAATGGGGGCCGCGCTTCTACCGCAAGTACAGCCAGAAAGAAGAGTTCAAGCACACCCCGGTCATCGTCATCAGCGGCCTCGACGGCCATGACCAGTCCATCCGCAAGGCCGTGGCCGCCATCCGCAAACCCTTTGAACCCGAAGCGGTGCTGACGGCCGTCAAAAAGGCCCTGGGCGAGTAG
- a CDS encoding response regulator yields the protein MAHTILIVDDDPDIVAYLEDVFTDEGYRTVSARNGKQALAAIETERPDAITLDLEMPDMTGPKFNRALEKSGRDIPIVVITGHPGLKYVIPGARAVFDKPIDRLALLAALRDILGQGES from the coding sequence ATGGCCCATACCATCCTGATCGTGGACGACGATCCGGATATTGTCGCCTACCTTGAAGACGTCTTCACCGACGAAGGCTACCGCACGGTCTCCGCCCGAAACGGCAAGCAGGCCCTGGCCGCCATCGAAACCGAACGCCCCGACGCCATCACCCTGGACCTGGAAATGCCGGACATGACCGGCCCCAAGTTCAACCGCGCCCTGGAGAAATCCGGCCGCGACATCCCCATCGTGGTCATCACCGGCCATCCCGGCCTCAAATACGTGATCCCCGGCGCTCGGGCCGTGTTCGACAAACCCATCGACCGGCTGGCCCTCTTGGCCGCGCTTCGTGATATTCTCGGACAAGGGGAGTCTTGA
- a CDS encoding PAS domain S-box protein, whose protein sequence is MTPRLALPKLADLAAALPRLLRSIRCSLITKLAIASGAALMLFFFLWSSLNINAMKTLATEAAMSDMERLGNTINLGLHYAMLTYAPDTIREIIKSISTQQGIISIRVYNKNGQIKYSNLLSEIDDTTDIKEEACYVCHRTNPPQVHIPRSERTRFFTDASGHPCIGILRPIENEPSCVGDPCHVHPADKKILGLLDITVSQAANEAMLAGYTERNFLAALGAAAGTFLVLFLCTHLLVNRPVRAMIRATRAIASGRGFTGLDLKQSDELGELGRAIDTMGREVFAKQYELVRQKNRYQDLFEHVPCTITVQDKNLRLLSYNQAFADEFHARPGEYCYKVYKGRDEPCVHCPVIRTFEDGLPHVTEEITLDRDGCRRTFFVSTSPMTDESGAIASVMEISLDISESKFLEEELERSRKKYQAIFSCIPSALFVLSPEDLTILECNSRPETLYGYEPVELLGRPFLSLFDEPDVAPFEEAIRAERHIARVRHRRKDGTDFFAAVRTSSAAYPGAQVFLASVTDITSRLETEQQLIQASKMATLGEMSTSVAHELNQPMTVIQTIADLLVRRVRRGQCVDQDTLTEMAEGISRHIARATGIINHMREFGRKSDRHVVAVSLGAVIRRTFELFSQQLKVRNIEVTFDLPGDLPDVAAQANPLEQVFMNLLLNARDAVDERYGQQAVPGVKRIAIAAGRETVDGRQFVTASVADNGPGIAQEVLGRIFEPFFTTKEVGKGTGLGLSISYGIVKDYGGEIIADVPAGGGARFTIRLPVWLEAGQAPAGEAFPPHD, encoded by the coding sequence ATGACGCCCCGCCTGGCCCTGCCCAAGCTCGCCGACCTCGCCGCCGCCTTGCCGCGGCTTTTGCGCTCCATCCGCTGCTCGCTGATCACCAAGCTGGCCATTGCCTCGGGCGCGGCCTTGATGCTCTTTTTCTTCCTGTGGTCGTCGCTCAACATCAACGCCATGAAGACCCTGGCCACCGAGGCGGCCATGTCGGACATGGAGCGCCTGGGCAACACTATCAACCTCGGCCTGCACTACGCCATGCTCACCTACGCCCCGGACACCATCCGGGAGATCATCAAGAGCATCAGCACCCAGCAGGGCATCATTTCCATCCGCGTCTACAACAAGAACGGCCAGATCAAGTATTCCAACCTCCTCTCCGAGATCGACGACACCACCGACATCAAGGAAGAGGCCTGCTATGTCTGTCACCGCACCAACCCGCCCCAGGTTCACATTCCCCGCAGCGAGCGCACCCGCTTTTTCACCGACGCCTCGGGCCATCCCTGCATCGGCATCCTGCGGCCCATCGAAAACGAACCGTCCTGCGTGGGCGACCCCTGCCATGTCCACCCGGCCGACAAGAAGATCCTGGGCCTGCTCGACATCACCGTGTCCCAGGCCGCCAACGAAGCCATGCTGGCCGGCTACACCGAGCGCAATTTCCTGGCCGCCCTAGGCGCGGCCGCCGGAACCTTCCTGGTGCTGTTTTTGTGCACCCACCTTTTGGTCAACCGCCCGGTGCGGGCCATGATCCGGGCCACGCGGGCCATTGCCTCGGGCCGGGGGTTCACCGGCCTTGACCTCAAGCAGTCCGACGAACTGGGCGAACTTGGCCGGGCCATCGACACCATGGGCCGGGAGGTGTTCGCCAAGCAGTACGAGCTGGTGCGCCAAAAAAACCGCTACCAGGACCTCTTCGAGCACGTACCCTGCACCATCACCGTCCAGGACAAGAACCTGCGGCTTTTAAGCTACAACCAGGCCTTTGCCGACGAATTCCACGCCCGGCCCGGGGAGTACTGCTACAAGGTCTACAAGGGCCGCGACGAACCCTGCGTCCATTGTCCGGTCATCCGCACCTTCGAGGACGGCCTGCCCCACGTCACCGAGGAGATCACCCTGGACCGCGACGGCTGCCGGCGCACTTTTTTCGTCAGCACCTCGCCCATGACCGACGAATCCGGGGCCATCGCCTCGGTCATGGAGATCAGCCTGGACATTTCGGAGAGCAAGTTCCTGGAAGAGGAGCTGGAGCGTTCGCGCAAAAAATACCAGGCCATCTTCAGCTGCATCCCCTCGGCGCTTTTTGTGCTGTCCCCCGAGGACCTGACCATCCTGGAATGCAACTCCCGGCCCGAAACCCTTTACGGCTACGAGCCGGTGGAACTCCTGGGCCGGCCCTTCCTCTCGCTTTTCGACGAACCCGACGTCGCGCCCTTCGAGGAGGCCATACGGGCCGAGCGCCATATCGCCCGGGTGCGCCACCGCCGTAAGGACGGCACGGACTTCTTCGCCGCCGTGCGCACCTCTTCGGCCGCCTATCCCGGGGCGCAAGTCTTCCTGGCCTCGGTCACCGACATCACCAGCCGCCTGGAGACCGAACAGCAGCTCATCCAGGCCAGCAAGATGGCGACCCTTGGCGAGATGTCCACCAGCGTGGCCCATGAACTCAACCAGCCCATGACCGTCATCCAGACCATCGCCGACCTCCTCGTGCGCCGGGTGCGCCGGGGCCAGTGCGTGGACCAGGACACGCTGACCGAAATGGCCGAAGGCATCAGTCGCCACATCGCCCGGGCCACGGGCATCATCAACCACATGCGGGAATTTGGCCGCAAATCCGACCGCCACGTCGTCGCCGTGTCCCTGGGCGCGGTCATCCGGCGCACCTTCGAGCTTTTTTCCCAGCAGCTTAAGGTCCGCAACATCGAGGTGACCTTTGATCTGCCAGGCGACCTGCCCGACGTGGCCGCCCAGGCCAATCCCCTGGAGCAGGTGTTCATGAACCTGCTGTTAAACGCCCGGGACGCCGTGGACGAACGCTACGGCCAGCAGGCCGTGCCCGGGGTCAAGCGCATCGCCATCGCTGCCGGCCGGGAAACCGTGGACGGCAGGCAATTCGTGACCGCAAGCGTGGCCGACAACGGTCCGGGCATCGCCCAGGAGGTGCTTGGGCGCATCTTCGAACCGTTTTTCACCACTAAGGAAGTGGGCAAGGGAACGGGGCTTGGGCTGTCCATCAGCTATGGAATCGTCAAGGATTACGGGGGAGAAATCATTGCCGACGTGCCGGCGGGCGGCGGCGCGCGCTTCACCATCCGGCTGCCGGTCTGGCTCGAGGCAGGGCAGGCTCCCGCAGGCGAGGCATTCCCTCCCCACGACTGA
- a CDS encoding TOBE domain-containing protein — protein sequence MSGIDLEHVLGDMGQPMHDHDTTPPIEANEPNFLTVEQMRRLDAAFAAWVAKAKGKRSVVSRNRTRLVFLLLRYTGAKLGEILAIDDQKDFVLACRKVLLGGGRDTDAKPRREVYLPGELHAELKQLLRDPDYTPHRGGIFHLDQGYVRRVIYDRASEAGIPKHLANPNTLRRSRAVELLQNGVPLTVVQRILGHLTANSTAAFLDLPEEEQKRLEKHFLDRENRRAAGQYNTFFGKIAAIEAGEIQSRLTVRTLGGHDLTAVISTKSLEALGLRLGGLATVRVKGALLALADAAEAGVDPDTHPAENRFRGVVERVTRGADAAEVVAALADGTRISATLGLDALAELRFCQGDGVTVLVSAFSVIVSAG from the coding sequence TTGAGCGGCATTGACCTGGAGCACGTCCTGGGGGATATGGGGCAGCCCATGCACGACCACGACACCACGCCCCCCATCGAGGCGAACGAACCCAATTTCCTCACGGTCGAGCAGATGCGCCGCCTGGACGCCGCCTTTGCCGCCTGGGTGGCCAAGGCCAAGGGCAAACGGTCGGTGGTCTCCCGCAACCGCACGCGTCTGGTCTTTTTGCTGCTGCGCTATACCGGAGCGAAATTGGGGGAAATTCTGGCCATCGACGACCAGAAGGACTTTGTCCTGGCCTGCCGCAAGGTGCTGCTCGGCGGCGGCCGCGACACTGACGCCAAACCCCGGCGCGAGGTCTATCTGCCGGGCGAGCTCCACGCCGAACTCAAACAGCTCCTGCGCGACCCGGATTACACCCCGCACCGGGGGGGAATTTTCCATCTCGACCAGGGCTACGTCCGCCGGGTCATCTACGACCGGGCCAGCGAAGCCGGCATCCCCAAGCACCTGGCCAACCCCAACACCCTGCGCCGCTCCCGGGCCGTGGAACTGCTGCAAAACGGCGTGCCCCTGACCGTGGTCCAGCGCATCCTGGGGCATTTGACCGCCAACTCCACCGCCGCATTCCTCGACCTGCCCGAGGAAGAGCAAAAGCGCCTGGAAAAGCATTTTCTCGACCGGGAAAACCGCCGGGCGGCCGGGCAGTACAACACCTTTTTCGGCAAGATCGCCGCCATCGAGGCCGGCGAGATCCAGTCGCGCCTGACCGTGCGCACCTTGGGCGGCCACGACCTCACGGCCGTTATTTCCACCAAGAGCCTGGAAGCCCTGGGCCTGCGTCTGGGCGGCCTGGCCACGGTGCGGGTCAAGGGCGCGTTGCTCGCCCTGGCCGACGCGGCCGAAGCGGGCGTCGATCCAGACACCCACCCGGCCGAGAACCGGTTTCGCGGCGTGGTCGAGCGGGTGACCCGGGGAGCCGACGCCGCCGAGGTGGTGGCCGCCCTGGCCGACGGCACCCGCATTTCCGCCACCTTGGGCCTGGACGCCCTGGCCGAACTGCGGTTTTGCCAGGGCGACGGCGTCACGGTCCTTGTCAGCGCTTTTTCCGTCATTGTTTCAGCGGGTTGA